One stretch of Rhipicephalus sanguineus isolate Rsan-2018 chromosome 10, BIME_Rsan_1.4, whole genome shotgun sequence DNA includes these proteins:
- the LOC119406245 gene encoding uncharacterized protein LOC119406245, translating into MADPPTGWTNDLARLPRVLRSELDQLAAASASTKKARRNYKLLTESYVVASSISACYDQQMQSTFFVQGRCYRSQKKTQAPYLVHITISGDGRVLGSNCQCPAGKTSCSHTQALVQVLCLLQEKGFREAPDHLSCTDLPQVWRRPRTQPLKASRLQGVDWRRVGDGGRDLPLPSRLDLKKLKPCSIEEKRSNVMLFANGLAEAGADNILVKVLSAADRAPVCAAKCGTVFEGSPLAYQQPLTPHGFEVLLCESLTEVVNSSEPPRLPKEMVPFMNSTQWAIPGDMKENEECVFKTIALTPVEAQLLEKNSRRQRKSMTWCQERKYRLTASNFGTALLRRQWTDKGLSNLTSSKDLSRVPAVRYGIGNEARALQRYEEALRNTGRDVQLQSAGLFVNPEYPWLGASPDAIVYDPSEDQPWGCVEVKCPYSLKDFDSEKLMTAKDICVNFDDLRHPSLKVEHPYFAQVMGQMGITELTWADFVIYSDKFLCVQRIKFDWNVWNQMRVKLDDFYFRVLVPHYTKIM; encoded by the exons ATGGCCGACCCACCGACTGGTTGGACCAACGATTTGGCGCGGCTGCCGCGAGTGTTAAGATCTGAGCTGGATCAGCTGGCGGCAGCTTCGGCATCGACGAAAAAAGCTCGTCGGAACTACAAGCTCCTGACTGAAAGCTACGTCGTAGCGTCGTCCATAAGTGCCTGTTACGACCAACAAAT GCAGTCCACATTCTTCGTACAGGGAAGGTGCTACCGGAGCCAGAAAAAAACCCAGGCGCCATATCTCGTTCACATCACTATAAGTGGAGATGGCAGAGTACTTGGCAGTAACTGCCAATGCCCCGCAGGCAAAACTAGCTGCAGCCACACTCAGGCCCTCGTTCAAGTTCTTTGTTTACTTCAAGAAAAAGGCTTCCGCGAGGCTCCAGACCACTTATCATGTACCGATTTGCCGCAAGTTTGGAGACGGCCACGTACACAGCCTTTGAAAGCTAGCCGCCTGCAAGGTGTTGACTGGAGGAGAGTTGGTGATGGTGGCCGAGACTTGCCATTGCCGAGCCGACTCGACTTAAAGAAGTTGAAGCCATGCAGCATAGAAGAGAAGAGGAGCAACGTCATGCTTTTTGCAAATGGCTTGGCTGAGGCCGGAGCCGATAATATTTTGGTCAAGGTACTGTCTGCTGCCGACCGGGCACCAGTGTGCGCTGCCAAATGTGGCACTGTTTTTGAGGGATCACCTCTGGCGTATCAACAGCCTTTGACTCCGCATGGATTTGAAGTGCTTCTATGCGAGTCGCTCACAGAAGTTGTGAACTCAAGTGAGCCACCACGACTACCCAAGGAGATGGTGCCATTTATGAACAGCACACAGTGGGCAATCCCAGGCGATATGAAGGAAAATGAGGAATGCGTCTTCAAG ACAATTGCGCTCACACCTGTTGAAGCGCAGTTGTTGGAGAAGAACTCCCGACGACAGCGAAAAAGCATGACTTGGTGCCAAGAAAGGAAGTACCGGCTCACAGCGTCTAACTTTGGCACTGCACTTTTGCGGAGACAATGGACAGATAAAGGTCTCAGTAACCTAACGTCATCAAAGGACCTATCCAGGGTCCCTGCTGTCAG GTACGGCATTGGCAACGAGGCAAGGGCATTACAGCGGTATGAAGAAGCTTTGAGAAACACGGGCCGGGATGTTCAGCTTCAGAGTGCCGGGCTGTTTGTTAACCCTGAGTATCCGTGGCTTGGTGCATCACCAGATGCCATTGTCTATGATCCATCCGAAGATCAACCATGGGGGTGTGTCGAAGTCAAGTGCCCGTACAGCTTGAAGGATTTTGACTCTGAGAAACTTATGACCGCGAAGGACATTTGTGtaaattttgacgatctgcgGCACCCTTCGTTGAAAGTGGAACACCCGTACTTTGCCCAAGTTATGGGTCAAATGGGCATAACAGAGTTAACGTGGGCAGATTTTGTCATTTAttcagataagtttttgtgtgtGCAAAGAATCAAGTTTGACTGGAATGTTTGGAACCAAATGAGAGTGAAGCTGGATGATTTTTATTTTAGGGTTCTTGTGCCACACTACACCAAGATAATGTAA